The proteins below are encoded in one region of Rhizobium sp. 9140:
- a CDS encoding YMGG-like glycine zipper-containing protein, whose protein sequence is MKKAIVLAVLAMTVASCSQTEKGAGIGAVSGAVIGGAITGNVRGAAVGAAIGGVSGAVIGNVSEQPGQCYYRDRNGSRYIDDCPR, encoded by the coding sequence ATGAAGAAGGCCATTGTGCTGGCGGTTCTCGCCATGACGGTTGCGAGCTGCAGCCAGACGGAAAAGGGTGCCGGCATCGGCGCCGTCTCGGGCGCGGTCATCGGCGGCGCCATCACCGGCAATGTTCGTGGCGCGGCCGTGGGTGCGGCCATCGGCGGCGTTTCCGGCGCTGTTATCGGCAACGTCTCGGAACAGCCGGGCCAGTGCTACTACCGCGACCGCAACGGCAGCCGTTACATCGACGATTGCCCGCGCTGA
- the dxr gene encoding 1-deoxy-D-xylulose-5-phosphate reductoisomerase — protein MNDGLPSFHHITILGSTGSIGCSTLDVVAQLGGRERFMVEALTGNGNIGLLCEQAKAVGARLAVTADEGRYLELKSALAGTGIAVAAGPSGLQEAAARAAEWVMAAIVGTAGLAPTLTAARRGADIALANKECLVSAGALFVGAVAEGGGRLIPVDSEHSAIFQALEDDQRHALERIILTASGGPFRTWSREAMAGVTAEIARAHPNWSMGLKISIGSASMFNKALEMIEAKHLFDVAPEQIEVIVHPQSIVHSMVGYTDGSVLAQLGAPDMRTAIGYALTYPARPALNVERLDFAKLARLDFEAPDEVRFPALRLARTALMRGGLQGAAMNAAEETAFEAFIAGRIGFLDMADIAETVMERMIDWPAAEDMNDVFAGDAAARRFAAEAIGARAAA, from the coding sequence ATGAATGACGGTCTGCCGAGCTTTCACCACATCACCATCCTCGGTTCCACCGGCTCCATCGGCTGCAGCACGCTCGATGTGGTCGCGCAGCTTGGGGGCCGGGAGCGGTTCATGGTGGAGGCTTTGACGGGGAACGGGAATATCGGGCTGCTCTGCGAGCAGGCAAAGGCCGTCGGCGCGCGGCTGGCGGTGACGGCGGATGAGGGGCGGTATCTGGAGTTGAAATCGGCGCTCGCCGGCACCGGCATCGCGGTTGCCGCGGGGCCGAGCGGGCTGCAGGAGGCGGCCGCGCGCGCGGCGGAATGGGTCATGGCGGCGATCGTCGGCACGGCCGGCCTCGCTCCCACGCTGACCGCCGCCCGGCGCGGCGCCGATATCGCGCTCGCCAACAAGGAATGCCTGGTTTCGGCCGGGGCGCTCTTCGTAGGCGCTGTCGCCGAGGGCGGCGGGCGGCTCATCCCCGTCGACAGCGAGCATTCCGCGATCTTCCAGGCGCTGGAGGACGACCAGCGCCACGCGCTGGAGCGCATCATCCTGACGGCGTCCGGCGGGCCGTTCCGCACATGGTCGCGCGAGGCGATGGCCGGCGTGACCGCCGAGATCGCCCGGGCGCATCCCAACTGGTCGATGGGCCTGAAGATCTCCATCGGCAGCGCCTCCATGTTCAACAAGGCGCTGGAGATGATCGAGGCCAAGCACCTCTTCGACGTGGCACCCGAACAGATCGAGGTGATCGTCCACCCGCAGTCGATCGTTCATTCCATGGTCGGTTATACCGACGGCTCCGTGCTCGCGCAGCTCGGCGCGCCGGACATGCGCACGGCGATCGGCTACGCTCTGACCTATCCTGCGCGCCCGGCGCTCAATGTCGAACGGCTGGATTTCGCAAAGCTGGCACGGCTCGATTTCGAAGCGCCCGACGAGGTTCGGTTTCCCGCGCTGCGGCTCGCGCGCACCGCCTTGATGCGCGGCGGGCTTCAGGGTGCCGCCATGAACGCCGCCGAGGAGACCGCCTTCGAAGCGTTCATCGCCGGGCGCATCGGCTTTCTCGACATGGCCGATATCGCCGAGACAGTGATGGAGCGGATGATCGACTGGCCGGCAGCCGAGGATATGAACGACGTCTTTGCCGGCGATGCCGCGGCCCGCCGCTTTGCCGCCGAGGCGATCGGCGCGCGCGCCGCAGCCTGA
- the hemA gene encoding 5-aminolevulinate synthase, which produces MNFEQFFRSELDGLHEEGRYRVFADLERQRGQFPKARRHTADGVKDVTVWCSNDYLGMGQHPKVIDAMKDAIDHCGAGAGGTRNISGTTHYHVLLEQELADLHGKESALLFTSGYVSNWAALGTLCSRIPGIIVFSDAGNHASMIEGIRHAKCERVIFKHNSVADLEAKLAAADPAAPKLVAFESVYSMDGDIAPIKEICDVAERYGAMTYLDEVHAVGMYGPRGGGIAEREGLMHRLTVIEGTLGKAFGVMGGYIAASAALCDYIRSFASGFIFTTALPPALAAGALASIRHLKESQVERFAHQERVRRLRSLLDRNGIPHLPNPSHIVPVIVGDAAKCKWISDLLLDNCGIYVQPINYPTVPKKTERLRITPTPLHSDGDIDHLVGALHQLWSRCALARAVA; this is translated from the coding sequence ATGAACTTCGAGCAATTCTTCAGGTCTGAACTGGACGGCCTTCACGAGGAAGGCCGCTACCGCGTCTTTGCCGATCTCGAGCGGCAGCGCGGACAGTTTCCCAAGGCGCGCCGGCATACGGCCGATGGCGTCAAGGACGTCACGGTCTGGTGCTCGAACGATTATCTGGGCATGGGCCAGCATCCCAAGGTGATCGACGCGATGAAAGACGCCATCGACCACTGTGGCGCGGGTGCGGGAGGCACCCGGAACATCTCGGGCACGACGCACTATCATGTTCTGCTGGAGCAGGAGCTTGCCGATCTCCACGGCAAGGAATCCGCGCTGCTCTTCACCTCCGGCTATGTGTCCAACTGGGCAGCCTTGGGAACGCTCTGTTCGCGCATTCCCGGCATCATCGTCTTTTCCGACGCCGGGAACCACGCCTCCATGATCGAGGGTATTCGCCACGCCAAGTGCGAGCGGGTGATCTTCAAGCACAATTCGGTTGCCGATCTCGAGGCGAAGCTGGCGGCAGCCGATCCGGCGGCGCCCAAGCTCGTCGCGTTCGAATCGGTCTATTCGATGGATGGCGATATCGCGCCGATCAAGGAGATCTGCGATGTGGCCGAGCGCTATGGCGCCATGACCTATCTCGACGAGGTGCATGCGGTGGGCATGTACGGCCCGCGCGGCGGCGGCATCGCCGAGCGCGAAGGCCTGATGCACCGGCTGACGGTGATCGAGGGAACGCTCGGCAAGGCTTTTGGCGTGATGGGCGGCTATATCGCCGCCTCCGCGGCTCTCTGCGATTATATTCGCTCGTTTGCCTCGGGCTTCATCTTCACGACCGCGCTGCCGCCGGCGCTGGCCGCAGGCGCGCTGGCCTCGATTCGTCACCTGAAGGAAAGCCAGGTCGAGCGCTTTGCCCATCAGGAGCGCGTACGCCGCCTGCGGTCGCTTCTCGACCGCAATGGCATTCCGCATTTGCCCAATCCGAGCCATATCGTGCCGGTGATCGTGGGCGATGCGGCGAAGTGCAAGTGGATCTCGGATCTGCTGCTCGACAATTGCGGCATCTACGTCCAGCCGATCAACTATCCGACCGTGCCGAAGAAGACCGAGCGCCTGCGCATCACCCCGACGCCGCTGCATTCGGATGGCGATATAGACCATCTGGTGGGGGCGCTGCACCAGTTGTGGTCGCGCTGCGCGCTGGCCCGCGCTGTCGCCTGA
- a CDS encoding glycosyltransferase family 2 protein, which yields MKIVGVVRTLNEDDIIEAVIRHHLAQMDSVIVLDDGSNDRTVVIVRAMIDEGLPIELIERRCVIFDEGNRNTFLFDRARDLHGADWVVFFDADEFVDTRLTLRAAVQN from the coding sequence ATGAAAATTGTTGGCGTTGTGCGCACGCTCAATGAGGACGACATCATTGAGGCCGTGATCAGGCATCACCTTGCCCAGATGGATAGCGTCATTGTTCTTGACGATGGGAGCAATGACCGCACGGTCGTGATAGTGAGAGCGATGATCGACGAAGGCTTGCCGATTGAGCTGATCGAGCGCCGCTGCGTCATTTTCGATGAAGGTAACCGCAACACCTTCCTGTTCGATCGAGCAAGAGACCTCCATGGTGCTGACTGGGTGGTGTTCTTCGACGCCGATGAGTTCGTTGATACTCGTCTGACATTGAGAGCGGCGGTGCAAAATTAG
- a CDS encoding DUF2938 domain-containing protein → MMELIWRGLVIGVGATLAMDLWAILLAVAFGQPKANWAPVGRWFYHAGRGQLFHESISDAAPFANENALGWIGHYAVGIVYGIMLAFFVGLDWFAAPTLIPALVWGIVTVAAGWFLLQPGLGLGVAASRLPNPNRVRALNLAAHVAFGLGLYATALLLR, encoded by the coding sequence ATGATGGAACTGATCTGGCGCGGGCTGGTGATCGGGGTGGGCGCGACGCTCGCCATGGATCTCTGGGCCATTCTGCTGGCGGTCGCCTTTGGCCAGCCGAAAGCCAACTGGGCGCCTGTCGGGCGGTGGTTCTACCATGCCGGGCGGGGCCAGCTGTTCCATGAATCCATCAGCGATGCCGCGCCCTTTGCCAACGAGAACGCCCTCGGCTGGATTGGCCATTATGCTGTCGGCATCGTCTATGGGATCATGCTTGCATTTTTCGTCGGTCTCGACTGGTTCGCCGCGCCGACGCTGATCCCGGCGCTGGTCTGGGGCATCGTCACCGTGGCGGCAGGCTGGTTTCTGCTCCAGCCGGGGCTCGGCCTCGGCGTTGCCGCCTCGCGGCTGCCCAACCCGAACCGGGTGCGGGCGCTGAACCTTGCCGCCCACGTCGCCTTCGGCCTCGGGCTCTATGCAACGGCGCTGCTCCTTCGCTGA
- a CDS encoding autotransporter assembly complex protein TamA codes for MRLPTVSPAYRKAGLALSVAALALCGPASVQDAAAFKLFGINFFGKDKDEETAEVIDPVTYTVTLNEGTDDDELKSALSGSSRLVQDKDKPVSGNLGLAIKARDDRDRLLAALYEKARYGGTVQVMVAGKPIESLPPDPVFPAGAPVPVTITVDPGPVFTFGNILLESDAGGRDPKAYDLQPGNRADSTLIIKAGEKIVEDLKKEGRPLATLKGRTAVADHKTNTVDVTIGAEGGPVAPFGTVAIKGARTVNPDFVANYSRLNTGRQYSPEEMRKASERLRQLGVFSSITIREAEQLAPDGSLPLTIEVSEGKHRYFGAGAKFSSTDGFGVQGYWGHRNLFGEAESLRIEGSIDRLGETKEITDLDYTAGILFTKPGVFDPYSTLTASVKASLMDPDAYKAQVVTGAVGLAYELSEADTVSIGAELAWNNIEDAFGERRYLTPSIPLDYVRDARDDKLNPTEGYRATLSVKPSYDIYGETFFSSFEGSATGYLGFGEDNKYVLAGRLGAGVIAADGGLDDIPATRRFFLGGGGTVRGFSYQEISPRNADDDLLGGRSYVNANVEARIGVTKTISVVPFIDAATVSAKTVPDFSDVKIGAGIGVRYLTAVGPIRVDFAVPLNPYDGGTRYGIYAGIGQTF; via the coding sequence ATGCGTTTGCCGACTGTCAGTCCCGCGTATCGTAAAGCCGGTCTTGCCTTGAGCGTTGCCGCGCTGGCACTCTGCGGCCCGGCCTCCGTTCAGGATGCCGCAGCGTTCAAGCTGTTCGGCATCAACTTTTTCGGCAAGGACAAGGACGAGGAGACCGCCGAGGTCATCGATCCCGTCACCTATACCGTGACCCTGAACGAGGGCACGGATGACGACGAGCTGAAGAGCGCGCTTTCCGGCAGTTCGCGCCTGGTGCAGGATAAGGACAAGCCCGTTTCCGGCAATCTCGGCCTTGCCATCAAGGCCCGCGACGACCGCGACAGGCTGCTGGCAGCACTGTACGAAAAGGCCCGCTACGGCGGCACCGTGCAGGTCATGGTCGCCGGCAAGCCGATCGAGAGCCTGCCGCCGGACCCGGTCTTTCCGGCCGGCGCACCCGTACCGGTCACCATCACGGTTGATCCCGGTCCCGTCTTCACCTTTGGCAATATTCTTCTGGAAAGCGATGCGGGCGGGCGCGACCCGAAGGCCTATGATCTCCAGCCGGGCAACCGCGCCGACTCGACCCTGATCATCAAGGCGGGCGAAAAGATCGTCGAAGACCTGAAAAAGGAAGGGCGGCCGCTCGCCACCCTGAAGGGACGCACCGCCGTCGCCGATCACAAGACCAACACCGTGGACGTCACGATCGGTGCCGAAGGCGGCCCGGTCGCGCCCTTCGGTACTGTGGCCATCAAGGGTGCGCGCACGGTCAATCCGGATTTCGTCGCCAATTATTCGCGCCTCAACACCGGCCGGCAATATTCGCCGGAGGAAATGCGCAAGGCCTCCGAACGCCTGCGCCAGCTCGGCGTCTTCTCCAGCATCACCATCCGCGAAGCCGAGCAGCTGGCGCCGGATGGCTCGCTGCCGCTGACCATCGAGGTGTCCGAAGGCAAGCACCGCTACTTTGGTGCAGGCGCCAAATTCTCCTCGACGGACGGCTTTGGCGTCCAGGGTTACTGGGGCCACCGCAACCTCTTCGGCGAGGCGGAATCGCTGCGCATCGAAGGATCGATCGACCGGCTGGGCGAGACCAAGGAGATCACCGATCTCGATTATACCGCCGGCATTCTCTTCACCAAGCCCGGCGTCTTCGACCCCTACTCCACCCTGACCGCCAGCGTGAAAGCATCGCTGATGGATCCGGATGCCTACAAGGCGCAGGTGGTGACCGGCGCGGTCGGCCTCGCCTATGAACTCTCGGAAGCCGACACCGTGTCGATCGGCGCGGAACTCGCCTGGAACAACATCGAGGATGCGTTCGGTGAGCGCCGCTATCTCACGCCGTCGATCCCGCTCGATTATGTCCGCGATGCCCGCGACGATAAGCTGAACCCCACCGAAGGCTATCGCGCCACGCTGAGCGTCAAGCCGAGCTACGACATCTACGGCGAGACGTTCTTCTCCTCGTTCGAAGGCTCGGCCACCGGCTATCTCGGCTTCGGCGAAGATAACAAATATGTGCTGGCGGGCCGCCTCGGCGCAGGCGTCATCGCAGCCGATGGCGGGCTGGACGATATTCCCGCGACACGCCGTTTCTTCCTCGGCGGTGGCGGCACGGTGCGCGGCTTCTCCTACCAGGAAATCAGCCCGCGCAACGCGGATGACGACCTTCTCGGCGGTCGCTCCTATGTCAACGCCAATGTCGAGGCCCGCATCGGCGTCACCAAGACCATCAGCGTCGTGCCGTTTATCGATGCCGCCACCGTTTCGGCAAAGACCGTGCCCGACTTCTCCGACGTCAAGATCGGCGCCGGCATCGGCGTGCGCTATCTCACGGCGGTCGGCCCCATTCGCGTGGATTTCGCCGTGCCGCTGAACCCCTATGACGGGGGAACGCGATACGGCATTTATGCCGGGATCGGCCAGACGTTCTGA
- a CDS encoding glycoside hydrolase family 108 protein, whose amino-acid sequence MNEFERSLAKVLVHEGGYVHDPRDPGGETNQGVTKRVYDDYRRNRGAKPQSIKLMTNGERDSIYRMRYWALINGDSLPAGVSYVVFDGAVNSGVKQSGMWLQRALGMTGAAVDGVIGPGTLAALRGINDHDALIARILDRRMTFLRNLKIWKTYRKGWTSRVNDVRAIGQAWASGSVGPEITFIDKANVKARIEDAKTAPTKGIADAATGGGVGSGALAATLQQVQDQLAPFSAGSALIGHVVAGLVIATGVLTIGGVAYRWYATRKKAELADALDKVPV is encoded by the coding sequence ATGAACGAATTCGAACGGTCACTGGCGAAGGTGCTGGTTCACGAGGGCGGGTATGTGCATGACCCGCGCGACCCGGGCGGTGAGACGAACCAGGGCGTGACGAAGCGGGTCTACGACGACTATCGTCGCAACCGTGGTGCCAAGCCCCAGAGCATCAAGCTCATGACCAATGGCGAGCGCGACTCCATCTATCGCATGCGGTATTGGGCGCTCATCAACGGAGACAGCCTGCCGGCCGGCGTCAGCTATGTCGTGTTCGACGGCGCGGTGAACTCCGGCGTCAAGCAGTCCGGCATGTGGCTGCAACGCGCTCTCGGCATGACCGGCGCGGCCGTAGATGGGGTAATCGGCCCCGGCACGCTCGCGGCGCTCCGCGGCATCAACGATCATGACGCGCTGATTGCACGCATCCTCGATCGCCGCATGACCTTCCTCAGGAACCTGAAGATATGGAAGACTTATCGCAAGGGGTGGACGAGCCGCGTCAACGACGTGCGCGCCATCGGTCAGGCGTGGGCATCCGGTTCGGTCGGTCCTGAGATCACCTTCATCGACAAGGCCAACGTCAAAGCCCGCATCGAGGATGCGAAGACGGCGCCGACCAAGGGCATTGCGGACGCAGCGACCGGCGGCGGTGTTGGCTCCGGTGCGCTGGCCGCCACGCTGCAGCAGGTGCAGGACCAGCTTGCACCCTTCAGCGCCGGCAGCGCGCTTATCGGCCACGTCGTCGCCGGGCTGGTGATCGCTACCGGCGTTCTCACGATCGGCGGCGTCGCATATCGCTGGTACGCCACCCGCAAGAAAGCCGAGCTGGCCGACGCGCTCGACAAGGTGCCAGTGTGA
- a CDS encoding glycosyltransferase → MTVKKWYFATNNNGLMNAFDQIKGAILSAKAKTSLVPFCILDDDGADEVTKSRIEWIENQGVTIFRHRSTMLSELIPVFGDQMKVYSGHWLRCDIPLFEKEDEYVLYTDIDVIFLKDVAKIAPEPRVVACGAEHNRGDYSYFNSGVMVMNVKAFAERRDDLVAGLKARLSTTAPYDDQSLLNDVFRGHWDHLPDEWNWKPYWGANEDALILHFHGPKPVHVVVMQAGDEGRFGADFKTIYNRDKEGYAHFLPVFQQYQAA, encoded by the coding sequence ATGACTGTTAAAAAATGGTATTTCGCAACCAATAACAATGGGTTGATGAATGCCTTCGATCAGATTAAAGGTGCAATACTCTCCGCGAAAGCAAAGACTAGCCTTGTGCCTTTTTGTATTCTTGACGACGATGGCGCCGACGAAGTCACTAAGTCTCGTATCGAATGGATCGAGAATCAGGGTGTGACTATATTTCGACATCGATCGACGATGCTTTCTGAATTGATTCCTGTTTTTGGTGATCAAATGAAAGTTTACAGTGGTCATTGGTTACGATGTGATATCCCTTTATTTGAAAAGGAAGATGAATACGTTCTATATACTGATATAGATGTCATTTTCTTGAAGGATGTTGCAAAGATTGCCCCTGAGCCGCGCGTTGTAGCTTGTGGCGCAGAGCATAACAGGGGGGATTACAGCTACTTTAATTCCGGCGTTATGGTTATGAACGTCAAAGCCTTTGCAGAACGGCGCGATGATCTCGTCGCCGGTTTGAAAGCGCGTCTCTCTACGACCGCGCCGTATGATGATCAGAGCCTTCTTAACGATGTTTTCCGTGGACATTGGGATCATCTTCCCGATGAATGGAATTGGAAGCCGTACTGGGGCGCAAATGAAGATGCGCTGATTCTGCACTTTCATGGCCCAAAACCAGTTCATGTTGTCGTGATGCAAGCGGGTGATGAGGGTCGTTTTGGTGCAGACTTTAAAACGATTTACAACCGCGATAAGGAGGGATACGCACATTTCCTTCCTGTGTTCCAACAGTATCAGGCAGCTTAA
- a CDS encoding CatB-related O-acetyltransferase, producing MDQSKILGKHWRFSTDTGHVGTDCFEFLSDGRIFGVQGVNECFWQIEEDHISIMNVDRVPTVCLREVIDPDGKLSLQGSHIPDPSITLILEERGLIHPSYGSMKYALENEVRHLGWSIGDHSYGMPTFVEKGMSRLVIGKYCSIAEGCKISFGDHRTDFATTYPFASLRHFWKAPEGINDHRSKGNVLIGNDVWIGSDVFIGSGVTIGHGAVIGGRAVVTKNVPPYAIAVGSPAKVVKYRFDEDTIAHLLELAWWDLDDYTVERLLPHMLSTDIHQFIKALRNVRSSL from the coding sequence ATGGATCAGAGCAAAATCTTAGGAAAACATTGGAGATTTTCCACAGATACAGGACATGTCGGAACGGACTGCTTCGAGTTCTTGAGCGACGGAAGGATTTTTGGAGTTCAAGGTGTCAATGAATGCTTTTGGCAGATAGAAGAAGATCATATCAGCATTATGAACGTTGATAGAGTGCCCACCGTTTGCCTACGCGAGGTTATAGACCCTGACGGTAAACTAAGCCTCCAAGGGTCCCATATCCCGGACCCAAGCATCACTCTCATCCTCGAAGAGCGAGGCCTGATACATCCATCGTATGGGAGCATGAAGTACGCGCTGGAAAACGAGGTTCGGCATCTTGGATGGTCGATTGGTGACCATAGCTATGGCATGCCCACTTTTGTCGAAAAAGGGATGTCGCGGCTCGTTATAGGCAAGTATTGCTCGATCGCAGAAGGCTGCAAAATTTCCTTCGGCGATCATAGAACGGATTTTGCAACTACATACCCCTTTGCCTCGTTGCGGCACTTCTGGAAGGCACCAGAGGGCATCAATGATCATAGGTCAAAGGGAAACGTGTTAATAGGCAACGACGTTTGGATTGGCTCCGACGTCTTTATAGGATCAGGAGTAACCATCGGTCATGGTGCGGTCATTGGCGGACGAGCAGTGGTGACAAAAAACGTTCCACCTTATGCTATCGCCGTTGGAAGCCCCGCCAAAGTCGTCAAGTATCGTTTCGATGAAGATACGATAGCGCACCTTCTGGAACTGGCTTGGTGGGATCTTGATGACTACACCGTCGAGAGACTGCTGCCTCACATGCTATCTACAGATATTCATCAGTTTATCAAAGCACTACGCAACGTAAGATCCAGTCTTTAG
- a CDS encoding discoidin domain-containing protein has protein sequence MHDSSTFADRPNIEVNTEWYGNLGNRMYQYFAICGLMEHIGPSTISNADFNDWGFSFPKVDRTNYRKHIVIKSAKDFDFDRIKALVAEEPSTFIQIQHHLQRKDFFLDKDLYAKRFKAMDKPEIEIDDDTIVINVRASEILSGEVHWYPLVPVEFYEDIVRATGKKPLFLGQLAPSPYFDRLQQAFPDARFVNSQGAYKDFETVRSAKYIVPATSTFSLAAAWLSDAEQIYLPINGFLNPAHMPDIDLIQDKDKRYRFYLFPMNYALPVDAAMEHYKAIAGSWKEISSAHVRAIRRRPHQMPPVAEVAPLGFSEKKYVHKYLDVALLISNGWYRNGLHHFSDIGRKTGYSIHNSFDEAIEFPNLALQGVPTQSSISPWSSGSSIEEDAKLCVSGDSSKEAGCHTGEDFEPWWAVDCRQNFLLKEVRVFNRKNDDVAIQERARGIAIEWSLDGQTWVEVLQTHELFGVQENSFVPLRFIATENIIARYIRVIVRGKTTILNLAEVEVYGVLDH, from the coding sequence ATGCACGACAGCTCTACCTTTGCAGATCGACCCAACATTGAAGTCAACACCGAATGGTACGGAAACCTTGGTAATCGCATGTACCAGTATTTTGCGATTTGCGGGTTGATGGAGCACATCGGTCCAAGCACAATCTCGAATGCCGATTTTAACGACTGGGGGTTCAGTTTTCCCAAGGTCGACCGTACAAACTACAGGAAGCACATTGTTATTAAGTCTGCGAAGGATTTCGACTTCGATAGGATCAAGGCCCTCGTCGCAGAGGAGCCTTCGACGTTCATTCAGATCCAGCATCATCTGCAACGCAAGGACTTCTTCCTTGATAAGGATTTGTATGCCAAGCGGTTCAAGGCAATGGATAAGCCTGAGATCGAGATTGATGACGACACCATAGTCATCAACGTCCGAGCGTCAGAAATCCTATCTGGAGAAGTTCATTGGTATCCGCTTGTCCCTGTGGAATTTTACGAGGATATCGTTCGGGCAACTGGAAAAAAGCCGCTGTTTCTCGGCCAGTTGGCACCTTCACCCTACTTCGATCGGCTGCAGCAAGCGTTCCCCGATGCTCGTTTCGTGAATTCACAGGGAGCTTACAAGGACTTTGAGACAGTGCGGTCGGCCAAGTACATTGTGCCTGCAACCAGCACGTTTTCACTCGCTGCAGCCTGGCTTTCGGACGCGGAACAAATCTATCTGCCCATCAACGGCTTCTTAAACCCTGCGCATATGCCCGACATCGACCTCATCCAAGATAAGGATAAAAGGTACCGGTTTTATCTTTTCCCAATGAATTACGCCCTTCCTGTTGACGCCGCAATGGAGCACTACAAAGCAATTGCAGGATCTTGGAAAGAGATTTCGTCAGCGCACGTAAGAGCTATCAGGAGGCGGCCCCATCAGATGCCTCCCGTCGCTGAGGTGGCTCCCCTAGGTTTCAGCGAGAAAAAGTACGTTCACAAATACCTCGATGTTGCGCTTCTCATTAGTAACGGTTGGTATCGAAACGGACTGCACCATTTTTCTGACATCGGCAGAAAGACCGGTTACTCGATTCACAACAGCTTTGACGAGGCAATTGAGTTTCCCAACCTAGCGCTCCAAGGTGTCCCAACACAAAGCTCAATTTCCCCTTGGTCTTCCGGCTCTTCGATAGAAGAGGATGCCAAACTGTGCGTTTCGGGTGACAGTAGTAAGGAAGCGGGCTGCCATACTGGCGAAGACTTCGAGCCATGGTGGGCGGTCGATTGCAGGCAGAATTTCCTTCTCAAAGAAGTGAGGGTCTTCAATAGAAAAAACGATGATGTGGCAATCCAAGAGCGAGCAAGGGGTATTGCAATTGAATGGTCGCTAGACGGACAAACGTGGGTCGAAGTTCTTCAAACGCATGAGCTTTTTGGCGTTCAAGAGAATTCATTCGTTCCATTGCGATTTATTGCCACTGAAAATATTATCGCTCGTTATATTAGAGTTATAGTGAGAGGGAAAACCACGATCCTCAATCTGGCTGAGGTGGAAGTCTATGGCGTTCTTGACCATTAA